A section of the Phaseolus vulgaris cultivar G19833 chromosome 8, P. vulgaris v2.0, whole genome shotgun sequence genome encodes:
- the LOC137825126 gene encoding uncharacterized protein, translating to MAVDSVEEDHSPDVDITFTKADLQDVVPHDNDLIVISLVTAGRKVHRVLVDQGSSADVMFWPTFNKLQLPLDHLRPYPGCLYGFAGDQVEVRGYIELRTTFTDGAVTRTEKIKYLVFNAPSTYNILLGRPTLNRLGAVPSTRHMKLKLP from the coding sequence ATGGCTGTCGACTCGGTGGAAGAAGATCATTCCCCCGATGTTGACATTACCTTCACCAAGGCAGATCTCcaggacgttgtgcctcacgacaacgatcttATAGTTATCTCCCTTGTCACGGCagggagaaaggtgcacagggtccttgtggaccagggaagctcggcggacgtgatgttctggccgacattcaacaagctgcagttgCCCCTTGATCATCTGAGGCCATACCCGGGGTGCTTATATGGCTTCGCAggggaccaggtggaggtgcgaggctacatcgagctgagaaccacgttcaCGGATGGGGCCGTGACTCGCACCGAGAAGATCAAGTACCTAGTGTTCAATGCCCCATCTAcctacaacatactgttgggaagaccGACGCTCAACAGGTTGGGTGCTGTAccgtcgacgaggcacatgaagttgaagctgccgtag